From Gemmatimonadota bacterium, the proteins below share one genomic window:
- a CDS encoding DUF3604 domain-containing protein, with the protein MSENATTVQKGKMRDIHMPDSRFWATAAGRLQVCCPVDLRLHYRAPDGGFRAGGNLWIFYDIRQYLNRDQAFQPHDGIEITGPPDTDWEGVPLVGGGVVRTFDTHPLTPEFLHAVHIRCKKGRVAPGERVTIALRTHPDGFLLPQNAIDAFHFWLVEDLDGVLSFHHPGGKYHFFLPRDTDLSILKSNPLTIAPGSVETLRVTAHALSTGRIAAQVTPIDTYGNPVFSKDELTLATAAESISVFLDNSHTTRTHLSAKAPWDQVSARRGKLNAQSNPTRVTTTPSDLTLYWGDIHGMLFNQRPLTDYFIWARDIAHLSFSGGQLFSYSACIAEVWEQLIDAWRSFTLPGEFIALPSIEFATPPDGSHRLGFFPDLDGLSPIFCEDRPEAHDPKLQARYHPETVYCKDYRELYDAVHARGGFTQGHFHTAFYERECLAEIYQKQNVNVDLEEAKINRAIQFQGLKLGIVSGSDTHDSRPANPYPEPGPGKPAGLTGLWAERLDRPTIFDAFSKRRCYATTGARIYIDFQINSHPMGSTVRAHRYEFTAEVLGTADIDRIELMVNGDISQTFTPKKQHIILGDTVHLTFSPSGVHYCYLRIYQHDGHRAWTSPIWLDKV; encoded by the coding sequence ATGAGCGAAAACGCGACAACAGTTCAAAAAGGTAAGATGCGAGACATTCACATGCCCGACAGCCGATTTTGGGCAACCGCAGCCGGCAGGCTTCAGGTCTGCTGTCCCGTGGATCTTCGGCTCCACTACCGGGCACCGGACGGTGGATTTCGGGCCGGTGGAAACCTGTGGATCTTCTACGACATCCGCCAGTACCTCAACAGGGACCAGGCATTTCAACCCCACGACGGCATCGAGATCACAGGCCCACCAGACACGGACTGGGAGGGCGTCCCCCTTGTGGGAGGCGGCGTTGTGCGCACCTTTGACACGCACCCGTTGACGCCCGAGTTTCTCCACGCCGTTCACATCAGGTGCAAAAAAGGTCGGGTTGCACCCGGAGAACGCGTCACCATTGCACTTCGCACCCATCCGGACGGGTTTCTGCTCCCGCAGAACGCCATTGACGCCTTTCACTTCTGGCTTGTCGAAGATCTGGACGGTGTCCTTTCTTTTCATCATCCAGGAGGTAAGTATCACTTTTTTTTGCCCAGAGATACAGACCTCTCCATTCTCAAGAGCAATCCCCTCACCATTGCGCCCGGATCTGTGGAAACGCTCCGGGTGACAGCGCACGCGCTGAGCACAGGGCGTATCGCAGCGCAGGTCACCCCCATCGACACATACGGCAATCCCGTCTTTTCTAAAGACGAACTCACCCTTGCTACTGCAGCGGAAAGCATCAGCGTATTTCTGGATAATTCCCACACCACGCGTACCCACCTCTCTGCGAAGGCCCCCTGGGACCAGGTCTCTGCCAGGCGTGGAAAGCTGAACGCTCAGAGCAATCCCACGCGAGTCACTACTACACCCTCTGATTTAACTCTGTACTGGGGTGATATCCACGGCATGCTGTTCAACCAGCGCCCTCTGACAGACTATTTTATCTGGGCCAGAGACATCGCCCATCTGAGCTTCTCGGGCGGACAACTTTTTTCGTATAGCGCCTGCATCGCCGAAGTCTGGGAACAGCTTATAGATGCCTGGCGTTCCTTCACACTGCCCGGAGAATTTATTGCTCTTCCCTCCATTGAATTCGCCACACCACCCGACGGCAGTCACCGTCTCGGATTCTTTCCCGATCTGGACGGTCTTTCTCCCATCTTCTGCGAAGATCGACCCGAAGCCCACGACCCCAAACTCCAAGCGCGCTACCATCCGGAAACCGTCTACTGCAAGGATTACCGAGAACTCTACGACGCCGTCCATGCCCGGGGTGGATTCACTCAAGGGCACTTTCACACCGCCTTTTACGAACGGGAATGCCTCGCAGAAATCTACCAGAAGCAGAATGTCAACGTAGATCTTGAAGAAGCCAAAATCAACCGGGCCATCCAGTTTCAGGGTCTCAAACTCGGTATTGTCAGCGGCAGCGACACCCACGACTCCCGTCCGGCAAACCCTTATCCGGAACCGGGACCTGGCAAACCCGCGGGACTTACCGGCCTGTGGGCGGAACGGCTTGACCGCCCCACCATCTTCGATGCATTCTCAAAGCGCCGGTGCTACGCCACCACTGGCGCCCGGATCTATATCGATTTTCAGATCAATTCCCATCCCATGGGCAGCACTGTCAGGGCACATCGCTACGAATTTACCGCTGAAGTTCTGGGCACAGCAGACATAGACCGCATCGAATTGATGGTCAACGGGGACATATCCCAAACCTTTACACCCAAAAAACAGCACATTATTCTGGGAGATACCGTCCACCTGACCTTTTCACCCTCAGGTGTTCACTACTGCTACCTTCGCATCTACCAGCACGATGGCCACCGGGCGTGGACCAGCCCGATCTGGTTAGACAAAGTATGA
- a CDS encoding sulfatase-like hydrolase/transferase, whose product MTKSGKIEKPNILFILADDMGWGDVSYHGSHIRTPNIDRLAATGIELDQHYVCPMCTPTRTCLLTGRHPGRFGRHATVPSNAPVLPDGYETLASSFRNAGYETGLFGKWHLGSSPEYGPNQFGFNTAYGSLAGGVDPYNHRYKSGPFSVTWHRNGELVEERGHVTDLIAREAIQWIEAQTDPWFCYVPFTAVHTPIKAPQHWIDRYSDRRYDPDDNKDRSYKTYAAYASQMDHAIGQLVETLARLCQRENTIIIFSSDNGAIPAGPLHDTDKYPGRHEEMPRLGSNLPLRGQKSQLYEGGIRTPSLINWPFHLQPGKCFHPLHITDWMPTLTNLINYTPSSDPQWDGQDIWPLLTGDITVPEERSIFWNFRGSSFGMRTGNWKLIYEEGQTPEETQLFHIGSDPYETTNITSSQTDRMHGMLEQIADERKRDNSSKR is encoded by the coding sequence ATGACCAAATCCGGAAAAATTGAAAAACCCAACATCCTCTTCATCCTCGCCGACGACATGGGCTGGGGTGACGTCAGCTATCACGGCTCACACATTCGCACGCCCAATATCGACCGCCTCGCAGCCACGGGAATCGAACTCGACCAGCACTACGTCTGTCCCATGTGTACCCCCACCCGCACCTGTCTGCTGACGGGCCGCCATCCCGGTCGCTTTGGACGCCACGCCACCGTCCCATCCAATGCCCCCGTCCTGCCAGATGGGTATGAAACACTGGCCTCATCCTTCCGCAATGCGGGCTACGAAACCGGCCTCTTTGGAAAATGGCATCTGGGATCTTCTCCCGAATACGGTCCCAACCAATTTGGTTTCAATACCGCTTATGGGAGCCTTGCCGGCGGCGTTGATCCGTATAACCACCGCTACAAATCGGGGCCATTCAGCGTCACCTGGCACCGCAATGGCGAACTCGTTGAAGAACGCGGCCACGTCACCGACCTCATCGCCCGGGAAGCCATCCAATGGATCGAAGCGCAAACAGACCCCTGGTTTTGCTATGTCCCCTTCACCGCTGTTCACACCCCCATCAAAGCACCACAGCACTGGATAGACCGCTATTCAGACCGGCGCTACGATCCCGACGACAACAAAGACCGCTCATACAAAACCTATGCCGCGTACGCCAGCCAGATGGACCACGCCATCGGCCAACTCGTCGAAACCCTTGCCCGCCTGTGCCAGCGCGAAAACACCATCATCATCTTCTCATCGGACAACGGCGCCATCCCTGCCGGTCCCCTTCACGACACGGACAAATACCCGGGCCGCCACGAAGAAATGCCGCGCCTGGGCAGCAACCTGCCCTTGCGAGGTCAAAAATCTCAACTCTACGAAGGCGGCATACGCACCCCATCCCTGATCAACTGGCCTTTTCATCTCCAACCCGGCAAATGCTTTCACCCCCTGCACATAACCGACTGGATGCCAACCCTGACCAATCTCATCAATTACACGCCCAGCAGCGATCCCCAATGGGATGGCCAGGACATCTGGCCCCTGCTTACAGGGGACATCACCGTACCCGAAGAACGGTCTATCTTCTGGAACTTCAGGGGATCGTCCTTTGGCATGCGAACGGGCAATTGGAAATTGATCTACGAAGAAGGCCAAACCCCGGAAGAAACCCAACTCTTTCACATCGGTTCCGACCCCTATGAAACAACAAATATTACCTCCTCACAAACCGACCGCATGCATGGCATGCTCGAACAAATAGCCGATGAGCGAAAACGCGACAACAGTTCAAAAAGGTAA
- a CDS encoding VanZ family protein has translation MSSTPPTTRYKPSKLHSRVEKLMTTTHWRIALFVWLLLIFIGSSGLLSFGNTEKFFFFSERIHHAARKFAHIAEYAILTYLCFRSLWTKNRFTSCVFWSVLISILYAILDEYHQSFVPSRTGVWTDVVWDGIGVAIIILLLWYAKHRENGKIRQWIL, from the coding sequence ATGTCATCGACGCCACCGACGACGCGATACAAGCCCTCAAAACTGCACAGTAGGGTGGAAAAACTCATGACAACAACGCATTGGCGCATCGCCCTGTTTGTCTGGCTACTCTTAATTTTTATTGGTTCAAGTGGCCTGTTATCGTTCGGAAATACAGAAAAATTTTTCTTTTTTAGTGAACGAATACACCATGCGGCGCGCAAATTCGCACACATAGCAGAATATGCTATTCTGACCTATTTATGTTTCCGATCTCTATGGACAAAGAACCGATTTACCTCCTGTGTATTTTGGAGCGTCCTGATATCTATTCTCTATGCGATATTGGACGAATACCATCAATCCTTTGTACCCAGTCGCACTGGCGTCTGGACCGATGTGGTATGGGATGGCATAGGTGTCGCAATCATAATCCTATTATTGTGGTATGCGAAACACAGGGAAAACGGTAAAATCAGACAGTGGATTTTGTAA
- a CDS encoding outer membrane lipoprotein carrier protein LolA produces the protein MKRWVIAMLILTTQVSAENENKMSTGDGKTDEIMVEIQKNAREIATCKAEQTTIIRVMDQELTLNASATFKRPNLMRLDTVQDQVIISQRLSDGGLMWTYDREEKIVSKVNLGRVYRITNLEADADQADPLRPFRGLEWTSIRYTADEIFEERSHRVFEAKIKVNLLHAQLPNPPVKAQLLINPEDGLLRRIGFFDAENNEIITQTFHNLTINPDLKDKWFEFIVPAGAHVIDATDDAIQALKTAQ, from the coding sequence ATGAAACGCTGGGTGATCGCAATGCTGATCCTCACAACTCAGGTCAGCGCGGAAAACGAAAACAAAATGTCAACAGGAGATGGTAAGACCGATGAAATAATGGTCGAAATTCAAAAAAACGCCAGAGAAATCGCCACCTGTAAGGCAGAACAAACAACCATTATTCGCGTTATGGATCAAGAACTGACACTCAATGCCAGTGCAACCTTTAAGCGCCCCAACCTGATGCGTCTCGACACCGTGCAAGATCAAGTAATTATTTCACAACGTTTGTCTGACGGCGGATTGATGTGGACCTATGACCGCGAAGAAAAAATCGTCTCCAAAGTGAACCTGGGGCGTGTCTATCGCATCACCAACCTCGAAGCCGATGCAGACCAGGCCGACCCTTTGCGTCCCTTTAGAGGTCTGGAATGGACGAGCATTCGCTACACCGCAGACGAAATATTTGAGGAACGCTCCCACCGCGTCTTTGAAGCAAAGATCAAAGTCAATCTCTTGCACGCACAACTGCCTAATCCCCCTGTCAAAGCACAATTACTCATCAATCCCGAAGATGGCCTATTGCGCCGGATTGGCTTTTTTGATGCCGAAAACAATGAGATCATCACGCAGACCTTTCACAATTTAACCATCAACCCAGACTTGAAAGACAAATGGTTTGAATTTATCGTACCCGCGGGTGCCCATGTCATCGACGCCACCGACGACGCGATACAAGCCCTCAAAACTGCACAGTAG
- the trmY gene encoding tRNA (pseudouridine(54)-N(1))-methyltransferase TrmY, whose protein sequence is MRNFILRARKGPTTPDFSLDDLSRVGRLEIVAHCLANALFYSQNIRTNTVVHLVFDGPSDPPKTVRFESDHLTYLGGFDERTLAGAVQKALSTGKGLSLGEERQVDDGLFVAKKGFERVVQDRTESLYVLERRGVDIRTVTFSQDVTFVFSDHLTMPKKTAKYLRRLGAKPICVGPRMLFASQCIVLLHNELDRQGIW, encoded by the coding sequence ATGAGAAATTTTATTCTTCGCGCTCGCAAAGGTCCCACCACACCCGATTTTTCACTGGATGATCTGAGCCGGGTTGGACGATTGGAGATTGTGGCGCATTGTTTGGCCAACGCGCTTTTTTATTCTCAAAATATACGAACAAATACTGTTGTACATCTCGTATTTGATGGGCCTTCGGACCCACCGAAAACCGTGCGTTTTGAAAGCGATCATCTGACCTATTTGGGTGGGTTTGATGAACGCACGCTGGCAGGGGCTGTGCAAAAAGCACTATCTACCGGCAAGGGTTTGTCACTGGGCGAAGAGCGGCAGGTTGATGACGGTTTGTTTGTGGCAAAAAAGGGATTTGAACGCGTTGTGCAAGATCGCACAGAATCGCTCTATGTACTCGAGCGCCGAGGTGTTGACATTCGCACGGTGACATTTTCCCAGGATGTAACTTTTGTTTTTTCAGATCATCTCACAATGCCAAAAAAAACGGCTAAGTATTTGCGCCGCCTCGGTGCCAAGCCGATTTGCGTGGGGCCCCGAATGTTGTTTGCCTCTCAGTGTATCGTGCTGCTACACAATGAGTTGGACCGACAGGGTATTTGGTAA
- a CDS encoding mannose-1-phosphate guanylyltransferase, which yields MKFVIRAGGVGTRLWPLSRKSKPKQFHALTGERTMLQEAVNRLNSLAEIDDLYISTGVKLLHSVREQLPELSAENAIVEPALRNTGPAVGLECALLEARFPGCTIASLGSDHHIGKPEEFCRLLKVAEDALKGRAETLFVLGVKPTRADTGFGYIQKGDVIAKINNEPVYAVESFTEKPDAEAAKTYLESGQYLWNSNMFVWKARTMLDLFAKFEPEMYALLEQIGTAAKEGREADVITKIYPQMKNIAIDHAIIERASDIATLQADIEWSDIGAWGALTDVLPTDENGNVLRGNVLSLNAKNTTVYGNKEKVIALVDVENLIVVDTGDALLILPRDSSQRVKDVVAALGERSDSEQYL from the coding sequence ATGAAATTTGTAATTCGCGCGGGTGGTGTTGGTACGCGGCTATGGCCCTTAAGTCGCAAGAGCAAACCCAAACAATTTCACGCTTTGACCGGTGAACGCACGATGTTGCAGGAGGCGGTAAATCGCCTTAATTCGCTGGCTGAAATAGATGACCTTTATATCTCTACCGGCGTTAAACTATTGCATAGCGTTCGAGAACAATTGCCCGAATTATCTGCTGAAAACGCAATTGTAGAACCAGCACTCCGCAACACAGGGCCTGCGGTCGGGCTTGAGTGCGCCTTGTTGGAAGCTCGTTTTCCCGGATGTACAATTGCGAGTTTGGGCTCTGATCATCACATTGGCAAACCAGAGGAATTTTGTCGGTTGCTCAAAGTAGCGGAAGACGCGCTGAAAGGTCGCGCCGAGACCCTGTTTGTACTCGGTGTAAAACCAACGCGCGCAGACACTGGCTTTGGATATATACAAAAAGGCGATGTGATTGCAAAGATAAACAACGAGCCGGTTTATGCCGTAGAGTCATTTACAGAAAAACCCGATGCGGAAGCTGCAAAAACATATCTGGAGAGCGGTCAATATCTGTGGAATAGCAATATGTTTGTGTGGAAAGCCAGAACAATGCTGGATCTTTTTGCAAAATTTGAACCCGAGATGTATGCCCTGCTCGAACAAATTGGCACCGCTGCCAAAGAGGGACGAGAAGCAGACGTCATTACCAAAATCTATCCACAGATGAAAAACATCGCCATTGATCATGCCATTATCGAACGCGCGTCAGATATTGCGACCCTGCAAGCAGATATCGAGTGGAGCGATATCGGCGCGTGGGGTGCTTTAACAGATGTCTTGCCCACAGATGAAAATGGCAATGTGCTGCGTGGCAATGTGCTATCGCTCAATGCAAAAAACACAACGGTTTATGGCAACAAAGAAAAAGTAATCGCGCTGGTCGATGTCGAGAACTTAATCGTAGTCGATACGGGCGATGCCCTGCTTATTTTGCCCCGCGATAGCTCTCAGCGCGTAAAAGATGTGGTCGCGGCATTGGGCGAGCGATCAGATAGTGAACAGTATCTTTAA
- the nadA gene encoding quinolinate synthase NadA, with protein MALTATTLEETYQQMSERLEGIVPDIELRYKAELAYEINKLKKERGAIILGHNYMEPALYHSVPDVVGDSLELSRKAAETDADPIVFCGVRFMAETAKILNPDKTVLLPARVAGCSLAASITAEDVRNLREQYPGVPIVTYINTYADVKAECDICCTSGNAHKVVESLDSDTVIFLPDEYLAANVAQETDKRIIFPTITGFSDPKPGLEYEMIGWHGRCEVHEQFTVQDIEDVRVQFPDVVVLSHPECSPEVVAASDFSGSTSRMVDYVREMDAERYLLLTECSMGDNIAAENPNKEMVGLCSIRCPHMNEITLEDTLNALEYNEQIIEVPEDIRVRALKAVERMLEIV; from the coding sequence ATGGCACTGACTGCCACTACTTTGGAAGAGACCTATCAACAGATGTCCGAGCGATTAGAGGGCATTGTACCCGATATCGAGTTGCGCTATAAAGCCGAGTTGGCTTACGAAATCAATAAGTTAAAAAAAGAGCGCGGAGCCATTATTCTCGGGCATAATTACATGGAGCCGGCACTTTATCACTCTGTGCCAGATGTCGTGGGCGATTCGCTCGAGTTATCGCGGAAAGCCGCAGAAACCGACGCCGATCCCATTGTTTTTTGCGGCGTGCGCTTCATGGCCGAGACCGCAAAAATTCTCAATCCCGACAAAACCGTGCTCTTGCCTGCGCGCGTTGCAGGCTGTTCACTCGCCGCGAGCATTACCGCGGAAGATGTTCGCAATCTGCGCGAACAATATCCGGGTGTTCCCATTGTCACGTATATTAACACTTATGCCGATGTCAAAGCCGAATGCGATATTTGCTGTACATCGGGCAATGCCCATAAAGTCGTCGAATCGCTCGATTCGGATACCGTTATCTTTTTGCCCGACGAATACTTAGCCGCCAATGTGGCGCAAGAGACCGATAAGCGCATTATTTTTCCCACAATAACGGGATTTTCCGATCCCAAGCCCGGTCTTGAATACGAAATGATCGGCTGGCATGGCAGGTGTGAGGTCCACGAGCAATTTACCGTTCAGGATATTGAAGATGTGCGCGTGCAGTTTCCAGATGTCGTTGTTCTCTCCCATCCGGAATGCAGCCCTGAAGTGGTCGCTGCGTCCGATTTTTCGGGCAGTACCTCTCGCATGGTCGATTATGTGCGCGAAATGGATGCCGAGCGGTATTTGCTGCTCACAGAATGCAGCATGGGCGACAATATCGCAGCGGAAAACCCGAATAAAGAAATGGTTGGCCTGTGCAGCATTCGCTGTCCACATATGAACGAAATTACACTTGAAGATACGCTCAATGCACTCGAATATAACGAGCAAATCATCGAAGTGCCCGAAGACATCCGCGTGCGTGCATTAAAAGCTGTGGAACGCATGCTGGAGATTGTATGA
- a CDS encoding amidohydrolase: MPTKAELKKRVCEAIDRRRDQICRIGDHIMLNPELGFKEFETAKLVSQTMDEFGVPCETELAITGVKGVLQGSKPGPTVALIGELDSLLVSGHPNANLDTGAAHACGHNAQIAGLMGAMMGMVDARVVDDLAGRVVFFAVPAEEFVEVEYRLNLVKSGKLSFLGGKPELIKHGHFDDIDMAIMIHTHSDESLTKAAASASSNGFVAKMIRFVGKAAHAGGAPHRGINALNAAQIALNAINAQRETFQDHDSVRVHPIITKGGELVNVIPDEVCMETYVRGRTAEAILDASMKVDRALRAGAMALGATVEIETLPGYMPLKNNADLQALYGKNARARFGEDEFCTVGHRTGSTDMGDISCIMPAIHPYMSGASGPGHSVEWHISDKEMGYVEPAKSLSMIAVDLLYDRATEAKAVLANYKPEMTKDQYLDFQNNLFQTEVYDGE; the protein is encoded by the coding sequence ATGCCCACAAAAGCCGAACTCAAGAAGCGCGTTTGTGAAGCCATTGATCGACGTCGAGATCAGATTTGTCGCATTGGCGATCACATTATGTTAAATCCCGAGTTGGGATTTAAAGAATTTGAGACAGCAAAGTTGGTATCGCAAACAATGGACGAATTTGGCGTACCGTGTGAAACCGAGCTGGCAATTACAGGTGTAAAAGGCGTATTGCAGGGAAGTAAGCCGGGGCCAACCGTTGCACTAATTGGCGAACTCGACTCGCTCCTGGTTTCCGGACATCCCAATGCCAATCTCGATACGGGAGCGGCACATGCTTGTGGTCACAATGCACAGATCGCGGGATTAATGGGCGCAATGATGGGCATGGTAGATGCGCGCGTAGTTGATGATTTGGCGGGAAGAGTCGTCTTTTTCGCCGTGCCCGCAGAGGAATTTGTAGAGGTTGAATACCGTTTGAATCTGGTGAAATCTGGGAAATTGAGCTTTCTGGGTGGCAAACCCGAATTGATCAAGCACGGGCATTTTGACGATATCGATATGGCGATTATGATTCATACACATAGCGATGAATCATTGACCAAAGCCGCGGCTTCCGCCTCGTCTAACGGATTTGTAGCAAAGATGATTCGGTTTGTGGGCAAAGCCGCGCATGCGGGAGGCGCACCTCATCGGGGCATCAATGCACTGAATGCCGCTCAAATTGCACTGAATGCCATCAATGCACAGCGCGAAACATTCCAGGATCACGATTCTGTTCGAGTGCATCCCATCATCACCAAAGGCGGAGAGTTGGTCAATGTCATCCCCGACGAAGTTTGTATGGAAACTTATGTGCGAGGACGCACTGCAGAAGCGATTCTCGATGCCAGTATGAAAGTAGATCGCGCACTTCGAGCCGGCGCAATGGCACTTGGCGCAACAGTAGAAATAGAAACTCTACCGGGATATATGCCATTAAAAAACAATGCGGATTTGCAGGCACTCTATGGAAAAAATGCCAGAGCGCGTTTTGGAGAAGATGAATTTTGTACAGTTGGCCACAGAACCGGCTCAACTGATATGGGCGATATATCCTGCATTATGCCCGCGATTCATCCCTATATGTCGGGGGCTTCGGGACCGGGACACAGCGTCGAGTGGCATATTTCCGATAAAGAGATGGGATATGTAGAACCGGCGAAATCACTGTCTATGATAGCAGTGGATCTGCTTTACGACCGCGCTACAGAGGCAAAAGCCGTGCTTGCAAATTACAAACCAGAGATGACAAAAGATCAGTACCTCGATTTTCAAAACAATCTGTTCCAAACAGAAGTTTACGATGGTGAGTGA
- a CDS encoding phospho-N-acetylmuramoyl-pentapeptide-transferase, translated as MLYWLGEQLLDIYGPFRLFTSYLFLVGAGTALACVLTWRILPKLWHRLPRDQGRAHAVGAAQNKGKPAGAGVIFISIFIIVGFLFVPLGTRYLAALGCLFLAMLVGFFDDRYEWSEYRMGLFDLVISILGAMVVCQMAAVEVWLPLIKTSVIVPPWIYIPIATCLLWMTINATNCTDGVDGLSGSLCMLAFIFLGGALYVIVGHRDIAQYLLVPHYKEAANWAVMAFVMTGCLVGYLWHNANPSAVLMGDAGSRPLGLLLGMLVLACGNPFLIIVVAGVVLVNGATGLLKVALLRFFKIGIFKQVRYPLHDHVRQKWGWSNTQVLVRFTLLQAIVTPLLLILLLKIR; from the coding sequence GTGCTCTACTGGCTGGGTGAGCAATTGTTGGACATCTATGGGCCATTTCGCCTCTTCACTTCTTATCTATTTTTGGTTGGTGCAGGTACCGCACTCGCCTGCGTGTTAACCTGGAGAATTTTACCCAAATTGTGGCACCGATTACCGCGTGACCAGGGGCGTGCTCACGCTGTTGGCGCCGCACAAAATAAGGGCAAGCCCGCAGGGGCAGGCGTTATTTTCATTTCTATTTTTATTATTGTCGGATTTTTATTTGTACCACTTGGAACGCGATATCTGGCTGCTTTGGGATGCCTATTCCTGGCAATGCTGGTGGGATTTTTCGATGACCGCTATGAATGGAGTGAATACCGCATGGGGTTGTTCGATCTGGTCATCTCCATTTTAGGTGCTATGGTCGTGTGCCAGATGGCAGCAGTCGAAGTGTGGCTACCGCTAATTAAGACGTCGGTTATTGTGCCACCCTGGATTTATATCCCCATTGCTACATGCTTGTTGTGGATGACTATTAACGCCACAAACTGCACAGACGGTGTGGATGGCCTATCGGGCAGTTTGTGCATGCTGGCATTCATTTTTTTGGGCGGCGCGCTGTACGTTATTGTAGGACATAGGGATATCGCCCAATATCTACTTGTACCGCACTACAAAGAGGCTGCCAATTGGGCGGTAATGGCTTTTGTCATGACGGGTTGTCTGGTGGGCTATTTATGGCACAATGCCAATCCGAGTGCCGTGTTGATGGGCGATGCCGGATCTCGCCCTCTGGGCTTATTACTCGGCATGCTGGTCCTGGCGTGTGGGAATCCGTTTTTGATTATTGTAGTAGCCGGAGTCGTGCTGGTCAATGGCGCAACAGGCCTTCTGAAAGTCGCTTTATTGCGCTTTTTTAAAATCGGCATTTTCAAACAAGTGCGTTATCCCCTGCACGATCACGTCCGTCAAAAATGGGGCTGGTCCAATACACAGGTACTGGTCAGATTTACACTTTTACAAGCCATTGTAACGCCTCTTTTGCTGATATTATTATTAAAAATCAGGTAA
- a CDS encoding class I SAM-dependent methyltransferase: MTMTNNDDAYGRMMWDFHRGIPSEEIVEREDGYITAGISSTYFDPHRDWPPHQRESMNYVRGRVLDIGCGPGRHALYLQEEGFDVLGIDSSPLAIKVAQERGLKKARILSVTQISSRLGQFDTLLMMGSNFGLFGNLKRARWLLRKMRNMTSADARIIAESADPYSTTRKAHLDYHKLNRERGKFSCQLKIRIRYEHYIGTWFEYLKVSRKEMGFILEGTGWQISRFIPETGSVYVAIIEKN; encoded by the coding sequence ATGACTATGACAAACAATGACGATGCTTATGGACGGATGATGTGGGATTTTCATCGCGGCATACCCTCAGAGGAAATTGTAGAACGCGAAGATGGATATATAACTGCTGGTATTTCCAGTACATATTTCGATCCTCATCGCGACTGGCCCCCGCATCAGCGAGAATCGATGAATTATGTTCGTGGACGCGTTCTCGACATAGGTTGCGGACCCGGACGCCATGCCCTCTACCTCCAGGAAGAAGGTTTTGATGTTTTGGGTATTGACTCTTCTCCTCTTGCGATCAAGGTAGCTCAAGAACGAGGTCTCAAAAAAGCCAGGATTTTGAGTGTAACACAAATTTCCTCTCGGCTCGGCCAGTTTGATACCTTGCTCATGATGGGTAGTAATTTCGGTCTCTTTGGCAATTTGAAGCGCGCCCGGTGGCTTTTGAGAAAGATGCGTAATATGACATCTGCCGATGCGAGAATTATTGCCGAATCCGCAGATCCTTACAGCACAACGCGAAAAGCTCATCTGGATTATCACAAATTGAATCGCGAGCGGGGCAAGTTCTCGTGTCAGCTCAAAATTCGCATTCGATATGAACACTATATCGGCACATGGTTTGAATACCTCAAAGTATCCCGAAAAGAGATGGGATTTATTCTCGAAGGTACTGGTTGGCAAATTTCGCGATTTATTCCGGAAACGGGGAGTGTTTATGTCGCGATTATTGAAAAAAATTGA
- a CDS encoding phosphoribosyl-AMP cyclohydrolase, translating to MSIDYQLEEGTDIHLDFEKLRKVAQADHPVIPVAVQDVDSKAVLLIGYVNKQALGYALEHRVATFWSTSRNELWIKGATSGDMLELVDVRINCEQNSLLYLVRLKGDGSCHTKEDGRARYGCYYRSIDSGKLVFVNPKTIPE from the coding sequence ATGTCTATTGATTATCAACTCGAAGAAGGGACGGATATCCATCTCGATTTTGAAAAGCTTCGAAAGGTTGCACAGGCCGATCATCCCGTCATTCCCGTTGCTGTGCAGGATGTGGATAGCAAAGCCGTTCTCTTGATCGGCTATGTCAATAAACAGGCGCTTGGCTACGCGCTTGAACACCGCGTGGCAACATTCTGGAGTACATCGCGCAATGAACTCTGGATTAAAGGGGCTACGTCTGGCGATATGCTCGAACTGGTCGATGTGCGCATCAACTGCGAGCAAAATTCACTGCTTTATCTCGTGCGTCTCAAAGGCGATGGATCGTGTCATACGAAAGAAGATGGACGAGCGCGTTACGGCTGTTATTACCGCAGTATCGACAGTGGGAAATTGGTATTTGTAAACCCCAAAACTATACCGGAGTAA